CTCTACAACTCCTAGAAGAATTATGTAATAACATGAAATTAGGACCAGATATGAAAGTTTTAGATATGGGATGTGGAAAGGGTTTAACTTCTATTTTTTTAGCTAAAGAATTTGGTGTAACAGTATTTGCCAATGATTTATGGATTGATCCAACTGAAAATTTTGAAAGATTTAAAGAGGCAGGGGTATCTGATAGAGTGTTTCCAATTAAAGCAGAAGCTCATAGTCTTCCATATGCTGAAGGTTTTTTTGATGCAGCAATAGCTATTGATAGTTATCAGTATTTCGGTGCAGATGAGATATATTTTCCAACTACTTTTTCAAAATTAGTAAAGTCAGGAGGGCAATTTGGAATTGTTTGTCCAGGTTTAATGCAAGAATTTAAAAATGGTTATCCTGAAACCCATAAATCATTTTGGTATGAAGATATGTTTTCATTCCATAGTGCTGATTGGTGGAAAAATTTGTGGGAAAAAACAGGAATTGTTAATATTAGTTCTTGTTATAATATTCCTGATGCAAAGGAAATTTGGTATCCTTTTGCACACTGGGCAAGAGAACATTTTTCATCTCAAAAAGAAGAAATTGGATTTGATGATGTTGAATTTTTGGATGCAGATGCACAAAATCAAATAACATTAATTGCAATGACAGCAGTAAAAAAATAGTAAGAAAATAAACGGACTTGGAGGGATTTGAACTCTCGATTTTATTAGATTGGGAATATTTAGTTTTTTTATTGGTTATATTTATTGTTTTTAAGTTTTTTAATTTTATTTTTCAGCTGTTTTTATTTTTTTATTTATTTCCTGATCCTTTGTTCTTTTTCTCCTTTTATTTCTTTACAAACTAGTTTTAAATAATTTTTCAATGTTTTAAGGAATAAGATGTGTTTTTATGAAAGGTATTCATTTTCATATTTTAAAGAACTGTTTCTTTCATTAAATTCTTTTTTCAATATATCCATATATACTTCGTCATAAACTTTATTATTTATATGATAAGCTTTTCTTCGATGCCCAATTATTTTAAATCCAATATTTTCATACATAGCTATAGCTTTTTCATTGAAATCAATAGCATATAACATAACATTATTTAAATTTAAAATATTGAAAGCAAACTCAAGAAGCAAATTAGTAGATTCTTTACCATAACCTTCTGATTGGAAAGATTTATCTAATAAAAGGCCTAAAGTAGCTTTTCCATGAACAAAGTCTACATCATATAATAATCCAATTCCAATAGCTTGCTCATCTTCAGAAGTGTTTCCTTTTTTTACTATAACGAAGAAGAATTTATCATCACTATTATTATAATCTTCAATATATTTAGCTTGTTTTTCTTCATTAAAAACAATATGGCTCCTACCAAATGTTAAATTAATCTCAGAATCATTTAACCAATCATTATATAAGCTTAAATCTTCTTTTTGACTTAAGCTTAGAAATATTCTATCGCCATCTAATTTATTAACATAAATCATGATTAAACCTCTATTTTAGCGATATATTTAGATAATAATAAATCTGGACGGTAGGTTAATTTTGCCTGTCTTAAACCTTCAATTCCCAGATCTTCTTCACGGTTAATAAATTCATAGTTTGACCATTGTTTTTCGCAGAATTCTTGGTTAATACAATTATATATTCCTTCAAAGTTAGTGTCAGCTCTTTCGCAATGGATAACGACAGTATCTTTAGTTAATTCTTCTCCAGTAGATATTCCAACAATTTTGCCATCAATTCGAATAATACATCCTTT
The Methanobrevibacter arboriphilus JCM 13429 = DSM 1125 genome window above contains:
- a CDS encoding SAM-dependent methyltransferase, with the protein product MNKYPRTEKYESQWVEENWMGPNPLQLLEELCNNMKLGPDMKVLDMGCGKGLTSIFLAKEFGVTVFANDLWIDPTENFERFKEAGVSDRVFPIKAEAHSLPYAEGFFDAAIAIDSYQYFGADEIYFPTTFSKLVKSGGQFGIVCPGLMQEFKNGYPETHKSFWYEDMFSFHSADWWKNLWEKTGIVNISSCYNIPDAKEIWYPFAHWAREHFSSQKEEIGFDDVEFLDADAQNQITLIAMTAVKK
- a CDS encoding GNAT family N-acetyltransferase, which encodes MIYVNKLDGDRIFLSLSQKEDLSLYNDWLNDSEINLTFGRSHIVFNEEKQAKYIEDYNNSDDKFFFVIVKKGNTSEDEQAIGIGLLYDVDFVHGKATLGLLLDKSFQSEGYGKESTNLLLEFAFNILNLNNVMLYAIDFNEKAIAMYENIGFKIIGHRRKAYHINNKVYDEVYMDILKKEFNERNSSLKYENEYLS